A window of the Eubalaena glacialis isolate mEubGla1 chromosome 9, mEubGla1.1.hap2.+ XY, whole genome shotgun sequence genome harbors these coding sequences:
- the LOC133097294 gene encoding LOW QUALITY PROTEIN: olfactory receptor 13F1 (The sequence of the model RefSeq protein was modified relative to this genomic sequence to represent the inferred CDS: substituted 2 bases at 2 genomic stop codons): MFQANLTSVTIFFFLGFSHYPKVEVIIFVLCLLMYLITLLGNIILISITILDSSLYTPMYFFISNLSCLDVWYTSSAFPPMLINFVSGKNTTSFSGCAAQMYFSLAMGSTECVLLSMMAYDXYVAICNPLRYPIIMNKRICVQIAAGSWVTGCFTALVEPVSVLQLSLCGNSVINHFACEFLAVLKLVCVDTSMAQLIMLVITVLLVPMLMLLICISYAFILSNILRISSVDGQSKAFSTCAAHLTVVVLFYGTALSMYLKPSSVDSQEIDKFMTLVYGALTPILNPIIYSLXNKEVKAALKKLLFRNSMVMF, translated from the coding sequence ATGTTCCAGGCAAATTTGACATctgtaacaatttttttcttcctgggatTTTCCCACTACCCCAAAGTTGAGGTCATCATATTTGTGCTGTGCTTGCTGATGTACCTGATCACCTTGCTGGGTAATATAATTCTGATCTCCATCACCATCCTGGATTCCAGCCTATACACACCCATGTACTTCTTCATCAGCAACCTCTCTTGTTTAGATGTCTGGTACACCTCTTCTGCTTTCCCTCCAATGCTGATAAACTTTGTTTCAGGGAAAAACACTACCTCATTCTCAGGGTGTGCCGCTCAGATGTACTTCTCTCTTGCCATGGGCTCCACTGAGTGTGTGCTCCTGTCCATGATGGCGTATGACTGATATGTGGCCATCTGCAACCCCCTGAGATACCCCATCATCATGAACAAGAGGATTTGTGTGCAGATTGCAGCTGGTTCCTGGGTGACAGGCTGCTTCACTGCCCTAGTGGAACCAGTGTCTGTACTGCAGTTATCTCTGTGTGGTAATAGTGTCATCAATCATTTTGCTTGTGAATTTCTGGCTGTCTTAAAACTTGTTTGTGTGGACACCTCCATGGCGCAGTTAATCATGCTGGTGATCACCGTACTTCTTGTTCCTATGCTGATGCttttaatttgtatctcttaTGCTTTCATCCTCTCCAACATCCTGAGAATCAGCTCAGTGGATGGTCAAAGCAAAGCCTTTTCAACATGTGCAGCCCATCTGACTGTGGTGGTTTTGTTCTATGGGACAGCTCTCTCCATGTACCTGAAGCCCTCATCTGTAGATTCACaggaaatagataaatttatgaCTTTGGTATATGGTGCATTAACCCCCATATTGAATCCTATCATCTATAGTCTATGAAACAAAGAGGTGAAAGCAGCTTTGAAAAAATTGCTTTTTAGAAATTCTATGGTAATGTTTTAA